A region of the Canis lupus dingo isolate Sandy chromosome 8, ASM325472v2, whole genome shotgun sequence genome:
TGAATTGgatacagaaatttttttctgatttttgtgtgtAGAGGAACCACCACCTGGGGATCtttaggtctggggtggggcttgaGGTTATGCCTCTTTTAAGAAGCCTCTCGGTGATGCTGCTGCTtctggtctgtggtattttgtgtAGTAAGACAATATTGCATGCATGAACTAGACATATTTGTATCGATATGgatcagtcaaaaaaaaaaggaaggaagaaaaatatagcaaGTTACCAAAAGATTTGTACAGTATGATTGCTTTGATGTAAAcgtttaaaaatgcaaaagagtACTATACGTTCTCCATGAATATGAATagatacaagatttttttttaaagattaaaaacacagACATAGAGGATAAGAAACAGGAGAAGTTGAttgtaggaagagagaaaagggaatacATAGTGCTGAAGAGGGAAACATGGATGTCCACTTTAATTATGATATCctattgtgtttatatttttaaaaagccctagaGGTAAACCTAAAACAGAACCATTTGTTCCTTGTTGGATGTGTACCTGatgttttatagattttgagAACTATGACATGTTGTAagcttataaaaaaacaaaaaaggaaattaatactTAAATACAACCTATTACACAGTTCAActtccataataataataacagtgctaggctgttggggatttaccccaaagatacagatgcagtgaaacactgggacacctgcaccccgatgtttatagcagcgatggccacgatagccaaactgtggaaggagcctcggtgtccaacgaaagatgaatggataaagaagatgtggtttatgtatacaatggaatattactcagctattagaaatgacaaatacccaccattggcttcaacgtggatggaactggagagtattatgctgagtgaagtaagtcagtcggagaaggacaaacattatatggtctcattcatttggggaatataaataatagtgaaagggaatataagggaagggagaagaaatgtgtgggaagtatcagaaagggagacagaacgtaaagactgctaactctgggaaacgaactaggggtggtagaaggggaggagggcggggggtgggagtgaatgggtgatgggcactgggggttattctgtatgttagtaaattgaacaccaataaaaaataaattaaaaaaaaaaaacagtgctagGAATCTACACTCGATGCCAAAATGGCCATATTGCCACTGGATCTTGAAGCCAGAGAGCCTCACTAATGCTTCATTAAATGAAGCAGCATCTCCTTTTGGTTGTGTGCAATATTTTGGTAGATAGAGACCCTAATGCCCTGCTGTTCATGTGCCCTTAGTCTCCCTAAGCAGAGGCCACCTTGtaatgagattttctttctttggacaTCAGGTTGTATCCTAGTGTGGTTGAAGTTTATGGGACAGATGTGTATATGGCTGATGCAACTTgattataatactatatattgaaTATGGTGATAACACTACATTAGAAATGTAAGTGTAGGAATGGATGTAGCTATGATTTTAAAGGGTGAATTATTTTCCTCTGATTTCCTATGATGTGACAAGACAGCTCAGCCTTCACATCTGGCTACTCTCCTTCAGAAACAGGTCCACATTAGCTAGCCCCCAATAATAAGGTCCCCAGAGCAGTCAGTCTGAGTAATTAGGACAGTCACCTTGTCTGTGCTACTGCCATTGCAGATTCTGAGACCGAAcactcaggctttttttttccttaagtgaaTGAAGAAGGACCCAATTTCCCAGAAATTCATAGGCCAACAGAACAACTCCCTCTTCACCACCAGATCACACTAAGCCCATCTGAATTGATGAGAAACTTTAgcccttttattttacattaatccTCCCCCTTTTCCCCCAACTCACTTATGGGCGGACTGCAGGTAGCATTAAAGTGTGCTTGTTTTGGGTGTATACTCTGAGTTTCTGGTTTTGTGTAGTGGAAAAAAGATCACACTTCATTTCCAGGCTAGAAAATGGACCTCAACCATCCTGATAGATTGAATTGGGTGCAGGAGCCCCCACCACAGTAACCAGTGAGTCTGAAATTGATGCAGCTTTTCATTCACACACATGGCCACTGTGATCAACGTGAAGCCAAGCCAGGAATCTGAAGCCTGGGGCCCTGGCAGGTCCACAGAGGTGCCCCTCTAGGGGTGGAACTTGGCTCTTGTTCCTCTAGCCACCTGTGGAGATGGGAATCCACTACACTCATTGTTTGGAAAATTGGAATAATGCCACTGTACCTTGAGGCCAGAGATGTTTGTCTCTATCttggcaaagagagaaaaatgttcttCTGTATTCAGCCCAGGCAGAggagtggggaaggagaaggaagggttGTTAGTAAGATTTATTGAGCCCCAAAGTGCTATGGTGCTTAATATACAGCTCATTCCATTTCATACAACTAAGTTCTTTTTCTACAATGACAAGTGCTGGCACTAGGACTAGGTCAGGAGGTTTCTGGTATCACCTATTGGGCCATTCCTAAAAACACCTCTCCATTCTGGCTCACTTGTCCAGATTCCCCCTTCTCTGTGATAACTTCTCTCTAAAGACTCCCTTGTCTTTCTGGCTCCCACTGGGGCCAACCCAGTCCATCAGACATGGCTGTGTGTGATTCCCAATAGTGGGCAGCATTCAACTCGtttgtacccccccccccccccccccccccgccagagGCTTTCAGTCCTGTGTAAATTAGTGGCTATAAAAGGAAATGTCAGAGGGAAGAGTAGAGCCCAAATCTACTTAccaggggccccaggggctcAGTTCCTGTCTAATGGAGGCTCTGTATTGTAGgcatattgacttttttttttttcaggtatttcCATTTGATTATCACATGAACTCTGTGAGCCAGATGATGTTTTCCAGATATTTAAAACCAAGCTCAGTGAATTATAAGTGAAGCAATAGTTTAGGGAAGAAAGTAGTTGGAGGAGGTAAGATGGAACCAAGTTTTGAAAGAGAAGGATTTAGAAAGTGACTGTGAAAAGTGGCCTCTTAGGTTCTAAGTTTCTGGGGGGAGTCAATAGCCCAAATGAAGAACTCTCAAAGTTGGAATTTGACTCTTGAGAAGAACAATTTAAGATCGAAAAGTAACCCTGCATTGCCTGGAATTGTCCACATGTAGATGTGAGCCAAATAGTCTCAGGAATTAGAAGTCTGAGGAAAGGTCATCAAGATAACATTCTGGACTGTGGAATGATTCTGTTGACTGTCACGAAGACCAGAAGATGAAGGTGTTACCAAGGAGAAAAGTAgcttattcatttcttatttggCTACATCACATCATACTCAGAAGTATggacaaaatggataaaaagtgAACAAGTGTCTGAGGTCTCTGGATGTTGAAGGCTTTAGTGTATTTCAGTAAAAGAATTTAGCTAAAATCCCAAAATTTTTATGGGAAAGTAGGGCCAGAAGTTTGAATTGATTCAATAATGTGAAGAAGAGGAAAATTGCTATTACAATTACTGTGTCCTTGAAAACTCTCCTGACTTGCTGGACAACTTTTAGGTTTTACTGATACAAAGCAAACCGtggaactttatttatttttttttaagattttatttatttatttgagagagagagagcacaagcagtagggagggacaggaggagagggagaagcaagctctccactgagcagggagcctgatgcacggcttaatcccaagaccctgagatcatgatctgagccaaaggcagaggcttaactgactgagccacccaggtgccccatgaaccCTAGAGCTTCAGAAGTTCAAATGGATCTATACTAGAGGGAAAAGAATTTGGAGTATGGGCTTGGCATTGAGGTTCATCTAGAGTGTATGGAGGTGAAAGGCCAGGGGATAGCGTTAGCCTGAAGCATCTCTGCCCAGAGTGGCTAGTGTGAAGTCTTGGTGGAGAGGAGGCCACCAGTctagattaaatttaaaatcacttGAAATCCCATATTAAAAATACCTCTTCTTTGGAGTAAACAAAGATTCATAAACTAGGACTTAAAATATATGAACCACAAAAGAAAAGCTGATAGGTTTGACTTCACCAGAATTAACTTTTGCTCATCAAAAGACCATagtaagaaaatgaatagataCACCACAGAGTGGATCCAGAGATTGGACCTCTATAAGACCCAAAACAAGAGCTCAAGCCAAACTTGTCAAGATGTCAAGGAGGTAGGGAGATCCCTGCAACCATGTGGGTTATATTAAGAGCCTTCACTCAGGCTCACTGGGTTTGTCTAAGTATTTGAAAACATTGTATCAGAACTTGAAGGATTTTTTTGGATAAACTTTCAGTGTCCGTTATGCTATATTCTCCAGTAAGATCCAGTGGTGACCTAAGTCCAGtcattaaattccttttttcttgctctttataAAGGCTCACACAAGTGTATCCTCTCTatccccacctccctcttctTACACGTCCTTGCTTTGTATTCCATTTCCTCTTTACTTCCTTCCtcttattttctacttctttacaACTTTTCTACCTTTATTGACTTCAGTATTATTTTGTGCAAAGTGTTTCTGTGTTGGTAAAAGGGTCACTAATTATTCAAGATTAATTAAGATTGGCTTTAAGTATTATTTAGGTTTTAATATTTATCCTACCCTCTGAAGTGAAATCCAGAATTCAAACAATTTGTTTATATGGCAGCTCTAATCGGAGTGGATTGGATCCagattttactaatttatcacctaaaacaaaacaaaacaaaaccccaactaACCAAAAGGTCTAGCTAATATATGAATGAGAGCCTTGAATCAATTCACACAATGAACACAAGCTGTCCTTATAGTGTTCTTCTGTTGCTGCTTTTAAGTTTGTAGTGTTTCATAGTAAACATCAACATGTAATGTTACTCCAAGCATGCACAAGTGCAAAGCAAACTCACTGACATGTGCAGAAGAGAATGATaagtgttatttttgtttttcttttgttggtattttttaaagtctgaacTTGGTTAAACTAAAAACCCATAATCAATTTTGAGACAGACATAAAAACTTCTGCAATTCTCTCTCTAGAGAGAGCAAAAATAGGCAGCTTCCAATGCAAGAAATAGCTGTGGTTATATGGAAACCTTTGACTCTCagtttctctttccatctttccaggGCTCCAAGAACAGCTTACAATCATGGAGAGAAAGCCTTTGAGAACTTGTTCTAAAGGGGGTTATTTTggggaaaacataattttaaaaaatcatggctGGTTGATTTAGAATTTGCTCATGTAAAATACATGTGCATTTGTCTCCTCAATGCACAAAGGATTCCTGTTATAAACCTCCTTCATACCAGTGAAGAGAATTGGTCTACTGGCAAATTTATCAAGGGATTTCTCAGCTTAAGTACTATTTGTAAAAtcttttgcagatggggaaattaTTTTAGTCCACTCTTATGTCCTCCAGATttgtgaagaagaagaaggagaaggagagaggaggaggaagaggaaggaggaggtggggaaggagaagaaaaagaagaagaaattgagacCTATGAGTTGTTAACAATGTCAGgacctattattttttattattttttatttattcatgagagacacacagagagaggcagagacataggcagaagagaagcaggttcctcaagtggagcctatgtgggactcgatcccgggactccaggatcacaccctgagtcgaaggcagatgcacaaccactgagccacccaggcatcccgacaggACCTAATTAGACACactctaaatatttttcaagaagctGTAATATCCAGTCGATGTCAACAACtcttaattcaaaaataaaaataaaggtaatccAAACAATCCAATGATTTTGGGCAACTagcagacaaagaaaagaaaaagaaggaagaaagaaaggaaaggaaggaagtgaggaaaggagaagggaaggagctCTCTCTCACTTAGGAAAGAGAAATTTTGCTAGAGAATGAAATCTGTTCATCTGCCACTAGAAGCATCAATTTTTAGCACGCGGGTCACTGCTTCTGAATAGGGTGCCAGCTGTGTGCCATACATGCTGTTGACAAGGGAAAATTCTGCTTTGAAACCTCAAGTTGGTGTCTTCTCACTGGGAAATCAACCAACCTGCAACACCAAGAGTGTCATTTGTCTTTACAGACTTGATGAACCGCTGAAGGAAAGGTGAGCTCCCTAGCTTGCAACGCTAAATTATGTTAAGAAAGGCacaggcagggatccctggatggcgcagtggtttagtgcctgcctttggcccagggcgcgatcctggagaccggggatcgagtcccacgtcaggctcccggtgcatggagcctgcttctccctctgcctatgtctctgcctctctctctctctctctctgtgtgactatcataaataaattaaaaaaaaagaaaaaaaaaaaaaaaaaagaaaggcacaggggtagtggaaggggaggtgggcggggggatggggtgactgggtgacgggcactgaggggggcacttgacggcatgagcactgggtgttatactatatgttggcaaatcaaactccaataaaaatatgcataaaaaataaaaaataaataaaggttggggaaaaaaaaggcacttgACCCACATTCCCACATTCTCACCAGGGACTTGATGGTCATGGCAAGCTCCAGGGTTGGTAAAACACTGGGATGGCAATGATGCAGGAACATGTGGCTTGAGTCCTCTTTCCATTTCAGTGCTAGCTCCTAGGGGGTAGAGTGCACACCTTTGTCCCCTGCAGTGGCTAATGATAACTAGAGTGCAAAGAAGGAAATAGAGGCCTTGGGGAGTTAAGTAAGGTGTCAAGGTCAGATAAGGAGATAAAGAGAGGCAAAACAGGTTTTAAATCCAAGTCATCTGACTATAGGTTCTTAACCCTTGTTTTACATTACCTCCCACAGCATGGGAGGGGGGGCAGTATGAGGAATATTAGGAATACTTGTTCTTGATTGTCTCCAATTTCAAGAGTTCTTTTCCATTAGTCACCTTCTCTTACTTTACTCCCACCCTCAAATGGTATtgcagagaaaggcaaaaatgtCCCCATGGATtagacaaagaaagaataaataaatgcctgTCTCCTTAATACTAGCAGCTTTTCACTGCAACAAAAGCCTAAAgctctaaaaagaaatatgaggatggggcagccctggtggcgcagcggtttagcaccgcctacagactggggtgtgatcctggggacccaggatggagtcccgcatcaggcttcctgtctggagcctgcttctccctctgcctgtgtctctgcctctctctctctctctctctctctctccctttgtctctatgaataaataaaatcttaaaaaaaaaagaaatatgaggatGAACTGGGAGGGGTGGGTATAAGGAGCAGAAATGGGACAAGCAGGATGCATGATGCATTTTTCTATTTACCAAGGAATttctggtttggttttattttggcttcacttctgtgtttcttttaatGTAGAGAAAAGAAGATGTGAAGCTGAGCTGCAGAAAATTCCAAAGTGATTGGAAATAGCCAGGGGTCTAAGAGATTTCAGGCAataggaggaaggcagagagggtcATTATTTATGTGCTCCCAAGTCTTGGGGGGAGAATCTGCTCTGTGTATCCTGCTTCCATATGGCTAGCTTTCCAGGCCACAAAGATGGATGAATACAAAGATGTGTTGGAATATAAACCATTGTGGAATtaacagaaagattttttttctttcttacttcagTATGTATTCTGATCTCAAGGGAGTACATCTACTGTCTATTAGATATTCACAAAGGTGAACAGATTGTTACGATGGGCTCCAAAGCACAAAGGTTACAGGCCACCAAACATAAAGCCTAAATACACTAACATCAGAAACCTCATGGAAGGGAGTGGTAAGCCATGAAAGGACAGCAGCTGGGGAGAGTGTCCCTGGGGCAGGAACTCAGATGTGCTACTAGCAGCTCTGAGTTGTCATTTTCAGTCTGCACCTGTCTCTTCTTCTGGACTCCAACCCCCTATTCCCATTCCCATTTCCATCTCCCAAATCGGTCTTTGGATTTTGATAAAGAGATATTGACAGTTTTAATAGCTCATTGAAACTCATCCATGGCCAAGCTTGTAGACTTCactttttctagttattttcaagaaatctttttattaatctatttttacttcattcatttgaaaaatgttagCAATGATTGTTACACACATATTTGGTTAGAGTCCATAGAGAAACATTCTGGGTCAAATCAGGGTAGCCAGTGCCCAAACCCTAGAACCAAAGCAGGACTTTCTCCAAGAGACTGGGCCAAAAAAGTCTTTGTGAGTATGGAAACAGTATCAAACTGTTCTTCCACAGtaatatgaaaaatcaaatagaagtttagaaagcatttttcttGTGATTAACTGTATTATGTATTCACAATTGTTATCATCATCCTTGACGTTATCTCTTTTATCCTCCAGGCAGCAGAGAAgctttcagagaaggaaaatctgtGTCTTCTGATAGAAGAAATTGGTGGCATTGATAAAATTGAGGCTTTGCAACTTCATGAGAATCCTCAGGTTGCCCTTACTGCTTTGAACATTATTGAGAACCATTTTtgtgagggagaagaaagtggTGCAATATTACCAGCCCTGGACCAAGATAATGAATTCCTAAACCGCTTAACAAAAAAATACCAAGGCCCCACGACTTCTAAACAAAGGACCAAACCCTAATGGGTAACTTCTTTGAGGACCTTCTGTGAATTGGCATGGCATGGGTGTAAAGCTTTTTAaactaaatgttaataaaattttcaacacattaaaaaaaagaaggtatttgGTATTTGGTAGTCCTGAGAATGATGTTTTTCATGGGCCTTTTTTGTCATGATGccgattttgtatttttttctgcaacATTTGTGTAAATAGAAGAAACACTAATAGGAAAAGTGAGATAAACTGAAGGTTTTGAGTTAATTCCTTTATGTATTTCCTGCCCAAGTCATAAACTGGTAACAGAGTATGGGTGATCTGAAAACCACAAGTATAAGCTAAACCTGTGTTTTACAAATCAACTTGATGAgtgccaacattttttttaagtgaaaaaaaaaaaagaatggaatagagaATATCGGAGTTGAtcacatataatttaaatattttttcatgaagtGTTTGCTTTAGTTGAGTGTATGTTGgcttttaattggtttatttctATGGGTTTCATAAAAATTTGGGGGGGAATAACTACTGGCCagagagcagaggaaagagaaccGCCAGTTAGGTTGAGAGAGTCTGGATTATTCAGAATGCTGAAAAGCAAGTTAAGGAACTTGACTTTATGTAGAATCCACTGTgtctttttaaacatatattaaaaaatgatacgGTAAAAGTGAAGTTTTTGTAATAGTTCGGCAGGGTATGAGTGATTGCTTGGGAGCAGggatagatatagatagagatATCACTGACATTTCTCAGAACAGACACCAATCCTTGCTGTCTTAAGTATGAAAGGAATTTTTCAAACGGATATTGGATAGCTCACAGAAATGCTGGGAAGTTTAGAGAACCAGGCTGAGGAAATGAGCAGAACTGAAGGGTACTACCTAGCCAGAGTCACAGTTGAAATCACGCCCATATAGCTGATTTGGTGAGGACACTGTGCAGCAGCTGGACACCAAAGCTGTAGCTGACTTGGCATGCATGGGTCTCCTGTGTGGCACTGAAGACATCCATCATCCATTGGCACTGCTGCCACTGTGACTGCAGCAAAAAATTCTCAACTGTTTCCATCCCCTATGCATCATAGTCTCAGATTTAGTGTCCGGGACGGGTACTTCTGATGGCCAGCCCGGGAGACAGACACTTGAGGTCTAGCTGCAGAAGAGGCTGGGAAACATCATCTGCACTTTCTGGCTTCTGCAGAAGGAAGTTGGCTTTGCCTCTAATGATCCTGAATGCAATTCTAGTATGTGGTGGTAGTTCCCACGCACTACCAGGCAGTTCTCAGACACCAGctaggtgtcctacaattcaactcaatgcTGACACCATCTATTTGGAGATAGCAACAGactccacaggttaagggctcaatcCCGCAAGATTGCtctccacttcagatgccaactgcaagtccaggttgttacctgtACTTCTCAACAACTGGCTCTAAATCAGTTCTCACAACTgcctccttgggttcaattaatttgtgAGAGGGGCtcacaaaattcaaaaaaagatCTTATGTACTAGGTTATTGGTTTAATATAAAAAGGACATAACTCAGaaatagccagatggaagagatatATAGGGCAAAATATGGAGAAAGGACACAGAACTCTCCTAAATCTTTATTTGTTCACCAATCAGGAAGCTCCCATCCTTGTTGAGTTTTCATGGAGGCTCCATTACATAGGGATGACTGgataaatcattggccattggtgattgattcaacctccagcccttctccctttcctggaggccaggggtgggactgaaagttccaaccccCTGATCATGGGGTTGAGTCCCCTGGCACTCAGCCCCCATCCTTTGGTTACCTAGGGGCTTTCCAAAAATCAGctcattaacataataaaagataCCTTGATATTCTCattacttaggaaattccaagggtgttaggagctctgtgccaggaaatgAGACAAAGACCAAATCTATatatcttattataaatcacaataatCACAGCCTCCTGTCAGGATTCACACAATAGGAAAAGTCTCTAAACATGGAAGAGGAGTTGGTTAATCATGGACTAGCTAGATGATTGCAGTTTTCCAGCTGGGGTGATGTGGGCTTTGGAGTAGGATGCTGACAAAGAAAAAGCCCAAAGAACTAGCCCAAGAGGTTAGtgaacagagaaacaaacagaTTTGGTGACAGATTATGTACAGATGATTAACAATGGGGAATGGAGAAAGCCACTACCAGGCTTCTGTCCTAGAGGAAATGAAGAGAGGTCGTACTGCTGGCAGAtataagaatggaaaaaagaagaaactgaagaatgtTTGTGAAGCCATATTAATGACCATAGGACTTAATCATTCTTGAAGATAGTGGCCATGATGAAGACAACTCCTTCAGCTAGTCCTGTTCTTTGAGATCATTTGTAagataaattacataattatactGTTGTCTTTTGTGGCTCCTCTATATATTGTCACTGGTGGTCTGATACTCTTGTGGGTTCAGAATTTCCTAAGCCAGTGTTCTCATTTAGCCTTGTAGCCTGCATCCTActctctttcaatatttatttttacatgtattttgaaGACTCAAACTAGAAAGAACCTTAaagaatgctttatttctttaaaattgtaacACTTAGTGCCTACATGAATCACAATTTCCCATTGAGATTCGGCATGTTAAAAGACTcaagaacatatttataatgcAAACTCAGAAGCACAGATAAACCCTGGATAATAAATCTATATGGCATTAGCAGCCCATGCTTTCCCCTCCCAAGATGAGAAAGTGTCAACTATCCATCACACTCCAGTGcccttcattttccccatttggGATAGGACTGAAATTCCATATCCATGCATCCAGTTGATGTGTGCACTTGCTCATTTGCATCTTGTGTCTCCTACAACTTCTCATTCTAGACCTTACAACTTAGAAAGTACAGTGAGTTAGGTTATGAAGAATATGAACAAACCAAACAAGAGAGGTGCTCAAATCAGTTTGTAGCAGTTCACATCTGGAAGTGTGCACTAAAAACCACTAACAGTCCTTCCTACAGCATTACTTCCCTGGTGTCTCCTTTCCTAATTACTCTTTCCCACCTCCTTTTATATGCAGAGCTTACTTACACGTTTCAAATTTCCTTGCTTTTAAGATTAAAGCCAGATATTGAGTCTCCCTAGTAATTCTGAAGCTCTTATTTCCTCTCTGGCATCATGGTCTCTGGatgcttccaaatttattctcttttacttGTATTTCAGACAAAGAAACTAGGAAAGTGTAAATGGACTGAATTTAATGAGAGTTAGATGACAATCAAGAGACTTGGAGTGAGGCAAATGTTTTCCAGTTCTGGAATAATATGAAAGAAGACTGAAAACCAATGCTTTGAATGAGTTTAGAATGAGTACTAACCAA
Encoded here:
- the LOC112657796 gene encoding importin subunit alpha-8-like, whose product is MFIAAMATIAKLWKEPRCPTKDEWIKKMWFMYTMEYYSAIRNDKYPPLASTWMELESIMLSEAAEKLSEKENLCLLIEEIGGIDKIEALQLHENPQVALTALNIIENHFCEGEESGAILPALDQDNEFLNRLTKKYQGPTTSKQRTKP